In one window of Saprospiraceae bacterium DNA:
- a CDS encoding T9SS type A sorting domain-containing protein, protein MMKKSTLFLLLLVSAQFVSNAQPGVCPGTAQFITSQAQLNQFPIDWPNCQVLQSRFEVGTIGGSTDITDLTPLSNLTGAAFQRSFYVHFNPLLTSLAGLDNLANMGGDLTIEANPLLTDLQGLGGIQTIDGIIKVQNNDGLQTLSGLSNALTIVESIVVIENDVLQDFAGVFDNLQEVKEYVFINWNPMVTSINTLNNVTSIGQYLNIERHSSMTALNAFNSLQTVGLLNNGWDFEVVLCPNITSLSFPNLSRVGGNFEISENNSLSEISFPSLDSVKKQMIIDYNPSLTSLVGLGDFTLTGPLTIAFNSSLSECEAYGVCNYLDVPANTAFINQNATGCANRAQVEAACALLPVELTFFKAHDDNGDALLSWQTASEKDNAYFHVYHSADGVNFTRIGSVRGNGTSAALKNYTFRHTRPSNGNNYYRLKQEDYDGTIAHSPIVRVAIKGSIRVDVYPNPTTGYVKIKGDLTEGTVRLKDVTGRLISEQQLPARNWVDLTRQDKGIYLLEIQIGHELLVKRVVKE, encoded by the coding sequence ATGATGAAAAAGTCAACACTCTTTCTTCTTTTGCTCGTTTCTGCCCAATTTGTTTCAAACGCACAACCGGGCGTGTGCCCGGGCACTGCCCAATTTATCACCTCGCAAGCGCAATTGAACCAATTCCCCATTGATTGGCCCAACTGCCAAGTGCTCCAAAGTCGCTTCGAGGTGGGCACCATCGGTGGCTCCACCGACATCACCGACCTCACGCCCTTGAGCAACCTGACCGGGGCAGCTTTCCAACGCAGTTTCTATGTCCATTTCAACCCCCTCCTGACCTCACTCGCAGGTCTCGACAACCTCGCCAACATGGGCGGAGACTTGACCATAGAGGCAAATCCGCTGCTGACCGACTTGCAGGGGCTTGGCGGCATCCAAACCATTGATGGCATCATAAAAGTGCAGAACAACGATGGCTTGCAAACCTTGAGCGGGCTGAGCAATGCACTGACCATCGTGGAAAGCATCGTCGTCATCGAAAACGACGTGTTGCAAGATTTCGCGGGAGTGTTCGATAATTTGCAAGAAGTAAAGGAATATGTGTTCATCAATTGGAACCCCATGGTGACCTCCATCAACACGTTGAACAATGTCACATCCATCGGTCAGTATCTCAATATCGAGCGACACTCATCCATGACGGCGCTCAATGCATTCAACAGCTTGCAAACAGTCGGGCTGCTCAACAACGGATGGGATTTCGAGGTCGTTTTATGCCCCAACATCACCTCTCTGAGCTTTCCCAATTTGAGCCGGGTAGGGGGCAACTTCGAGATAAGCGAAAACAACTCTTTGTCCGAAATATCCTTCCCAAGCCTCGACTCCGTGAAAAAGCAGATGATTATTGACTACAACCCTTCGCTCACCTCTTTGGTCGGCTTGGGAGACTTCACGCTGACCGGGCCACTCACCATTGCCTTCAACTCATCTCTCTCGGAATGCGAGGCGTACGGCGTATGCAACTATTTGGATGTCCCCGCCAACACCGCCTTCATCAACCAAAACGCCACTGGCTGCGCCAACCGAGCGCAAGTAGAAGCCGCCTGCGCCCTCCTACCCGTCGAGCTGACCTTTTTCAAAGCCCACGACGACAATGGCGACGCGCTGCTCAGCTGGCAAACCGCCTCCGAAAAAGACAACGCCTACTTCCACGTCTATCACAGCGCCGATGGCGTGAACTTTACCCGTATCGGAAGCGTGCGAGGCAACGGCACCTCCGCGGCACTCAAAAACTACACCTTCCGCCACACGCGGCCTTCCAATGGCAACAATTACTATCGGCTCAAACAGGAAGACTATGACGGGACTATCGCCCACTCCCCTATCGTGCGCGTTGCTATCAAAGGTAGCATCCGCGTGGACGTGTACCCGAATCCCACCACTGGCTACGTCAAAATAAAGGGCGACCTCACGGAAGGCACGGTGCGCCTCAAAGACGTGACCGGGCGCTTGATTTCTGAACAGCAACTACCCGCTCGCAATTGGGTGGACCTGACCAGACAAGACAAAGGCATTTACCTGCTCGAAATCCAAATAGGCCACGAACTGCTGGTGAAACGGGTGGTGAAGGAGTGA
- a CDS encoding ABC transporter permease, with amino-acid sequence MLSTYLKLALRNLSNNRLYSAINILGLAVGIAACLLIFRIVHYELSFNKHFRHYDRIVRVVTEVHSPTEGTGYTTGIPIPAMDAIQTTVPQFEQYARIKEIWPTITVPDATGGTTTRKFNTDDQHELGIFAEPAFFKIFDWQWLAGDPETALDEPGYVVLTQKMAEKCFDTWQAALGKTLLMDNAVLLTVKGVVANAPDNTNFPFHLMASYETLKKNTNRYFYGNDWGSTSSNDQVFALLHDAGQLAAAGEVLATVGQAEYKKENPNFSKKHRLQRLADLHYDDRFGINGSHVISKSRLWVLSLVGVLILVMACFNFINLATALAARRAREVGVRKTLGGNHSQLVRQFMGETTLIVFIAVALGAVLASLSVPMLKHISEVPSSQPFFSNLAVWAFLAVVLVVVSFCSGFYPALVLAGFNPIKALKNNTNPSGAGGGSLRKSLVVLQFAIAQALIIGTLVTISQLDYIRKMDLGFQPDLVYTVQVDNDSISRPRFETFKQKLLQLPGVESVSLGNDPPASSNYWQSNFALGRGADDALFNTSIKYCDPDYFKTYSLQLETGRILQPSDTMREVVVNQTLLRKLGIQDANEVLGKELRLGGSKWLEVVGVVKDFNSHSLHQTLEPIVMLTRKEFYNVAGAKIRPENMTATVAAIQKTFDETFPEQVYDGAFLDESIADFYRSEQRFSLTCKGFAVLAIFISCLGLFGLASLIAVQKTKEIGIRKVLGASVGSVVGLLSRDFLLLVLVAFVVAAPVAWWGMSSWLQDFAFRVSIGWGLFAITGVLALMVAMVAISFQALRAALVNPVESLRSE; translated from the coding sequence ATGCTTTCGACCTATCTAAAACTTGCCCTTCGCAACCTTTCCAACAACCGGCTCTACTCGGCCATCAATATTCTCGGTCTGGCCGTAGGCATCGCCGCGTGTCTGCTCATTTTTCGCATCGTACACTACGAGCTGAGTTTCAACAAACACTTCCGTCACTACGACCGCATCGTGCGCGTGGTGACGGAAGTGCACAGCCCCACCGAAGGCACTGGCTACACGACGGGCATCCCCATCCCGGCTATGGATGCCATCCAAACCACGGTGCCACAATTCGAGCAATATGCACGCATCAAGGAAATCTGGCCCACCATCACCGTGCCGGATGCAACGGGCGGCACGACCACCCGCAAATTCAACACGGACGACCAACACGAATTGGGCATTTTCGCGGAGCCTGCTTTTTTCAAAATTTTTGATTGGCAGTGGTTGGCTGGCGACCCCGAAACGGCGCTCGACGAGCCCGGCTATGTGGTGCTGACGCAGAAAATGGCGGAAAAATGCTTCGACACTTGGCAGGCCGCACTCGGCAAAACACTCCTCATGGACAACGCCGTGCTGCTCACGGTGAAGGGCGTGGTGGCCAACGCGCCCGACAACACCAACTTCCCCTTCCATTTGATGGCATCGTACGAAACCCTGAAAAAGAACACGAACAGGTACTTCTACGGCAATGATTGGGGCAGCACCAGCAGCAACGACCAAGTCTTCGCCTTGCTGCACGACGCAGGGCAGTTGGCGGCAGCTGGCGAAGTGTTGGCCACCGTCGGTCAAGCAGAGTACAAAAAGGAGAACCCCAATTTTAGCAAGAAGCATCGGCTGCAACGGCTCGCCGACCTGCACTACGACGACCGTTTTGGCATCAACGGCAGCCATGTCATCAGCAAAAGCCGCCTATGGGTGCTGTCGCTGGTGGGGGTGCTGATTCTCGTCATGGCCTGTTTCAATTTTATCAATTTGGCAACGGCCTTAGCTGCGCGACGGGCGAGAGAGGTGGGTGTGCGCAAAACACTCGGCGGCAATCACAGCCAATTAGTGCGGCAGTTCATGGGCGAGACCACGCTGATTGTGTTCATCGCGGTGGCGTTGGGAGCGGTGTTGGCATCCTTGTCGGTGCCGATGCTGAAGCATATTTCGGAAGTGCCGTCCTCGCAGCCGTTCTTTTCCAATCTGGCGGTCTGGGCTTTCCTTGCGGTAGTGTTGGTCGTGGTGAGTTTTTGCTCTGGATTTTATCCCGCATTGGTGTTGGCTGGCTTCAACCCCATCAAAGCCCTGAAAAACAACACCAATCCCAGTGGAGCTGGTGGCGGCTCCCTCCGCAAATCATTGGTCGTATTGCAGTTCGCCATCGCACAGGCATTGATTATCGGCACGCTCGTCACCATTAGCCAATTGGACTACATCCGCAAGATGGATTTGGGCTTCCAGCCGGACTTGGTCTATACCGTCCAAGTGGACAACGACTCCATCAGCAGACCGCGTTTTGAGACTTTCAAACAAAAACTGCTGCAACTGCCCGGCGTGGAGTCGGTGAGCCTCGGCAACGACCCGCCCGCTTCCAGCAACTATTGGCAAAGCAATTTCGCCTTGGGGCGAGGCGCGGACGACGCGCTGTTCAACACTTCGATAAAATACTGCGACCCCGACTATTTCAAGACTTATAGCCTGCAACTGGAAACCGGGCGCATTCTTCAGCCCAGCGACACCATGCGGGAAGTGGTGGTCAATCAGACCCTGCTGCGAAAACTCGGCATACAGGATGCCAACGAGGTGTTGGGCAAGGAACTCCGCCTCGGCGGAAGCAAGTGGCTGGAGGTGGTGGGTGTGGTGAAAGATTTCAATTCGCACTCGCTGCACCAAACGCTGGAACCCATCGTGATGCTTACCCGCAAGGAATTCTACAACGTGGCGGGGGCAAAAATCCGCCCCGAAAACATGACTGCCACCGTCGCCGCCATCCAAAAAACGTTCGATGAGACCTTCCCCGAACAAGTGTACGACGGAGCCTTTCTGGACGAGTCCATAGCCGATTTTTATCGCAGTGAGCAACGTTTTTCCTTGACGTGCAAGGGCTTCGCGGTGCTGGCGATTTTCATCTCTTGTTTGGGCTTGTTTGGGCTGGCCTCGCTGATAGCCGTGCAAAAGACCAAGGAAATCGGCATTCGCAAGGTGCTGGGCGCGTCGGTCGGTTCGGTGGTAGGGCTGCTGAGCCGCGACTTTTTGCTCTTGGTGCTGGTCGCTTTTGTCGTGGCCGCGCCAGTAGCTTGGTGGGGCATGAGCAGCTGGCTGCAGGATTTTGCGTTTCGGGTGAGCATCGGGTGGGGCTTGTTTGCCATCACGGGCGTTTTGGCGCTGATGGTGGCGATGGTGGCCATCAGTTTTCAAGCGTTGCGGGCGGCACTGGTCAACCCCGTGGAATCGCTGCGCAGCGAGTGA